The following coding sequences lie in one Listeria ivanovii subsp. londoniensis genomic window:
- a CDS encoding molybdenum cofactor biosynthesis protein MoaE, whose translation MKYIALQQEKIEIQALSEKLINKEHGGINIFIGTIREWTGNIQTEEIRYTAYEEMALKELTKLADEVKAEWTADVVIVHRLGLLQLTDIAVFIGVSTPHRAACYEASRYIIERLKERVPIWKEEKDIDKTRWGGASANNH comes from the coding sequence ATGAAATATATCGCGCTTCAGCAAGAAAAAATCGAAATTCAAGCACTTTCTGAAAAGCTTATCAATAAAGAGCATGGTGGCATCAATATTTTTATTGGGACAATCCGCGAATGGACGGGGAATATTCAAACCGAAGAAATTCGTTATACTGCCTATGAAGAAATGGCGCTCAAAGAATTAACCAAACTAGCTGATGAAGTGAAAGCAGAATGGACGGCCGATGTTGTGATTGTCCACCGACTAGGGTTACTCCAGCTAACAGATATTGCCGTTTTTATTGGTGTTTCCACGCCCCATCGCGCAGCTTGTTACGAGGCATCTCGATATATTATTGAGCGATTAAAAGAACGAGTACCTATTTGGAAAGAAGAAAAAGATATAGATAAAACGAGGTGGGGTGGTGCCAGTGCTAACAACCATTAA
- the def gene encoding peptide deformylase produces the protein MLTMDDIVREGHPALRKVASEVTFPLSDEEKKLGREMLEFLINSQDEEVAEKYGLRGGVGIAAPQLAVTKRFLAIHVHDEKDRLYSYVLYNPKIRSHSVQQACLSGGEGCLSVDREVPGYVVRSERVTIDAFDEDGAPLKLRFKGYPAIVVQHEIDHLNGIMFYDHINKENPSYLPPDVDVFG, from the coding sequence ATGCTTACGATGGACGATATTGTACGAGAAGGTCACCCGGCGCTACGTAAGGTTGCTAGTGAAGTGACATTTCCGCTTTCAGATGAGGAAAAAAAATTAGGGCGCGAGATGCTCGAATTTCTAATTAATAGTCAAGATGAAGAAGTTGCTGAAAAATATGGCTTGCGTGGTGGTGTTGGAATTGCTGCACCTCAACTTGCCGTAACAAAGCGTTTTTTAGCGATTCATGTCCATGATGAAAAAGATCGACTTTATAGTTATGTGCTTTATAATCCAAAAATCCGTAGTCACTCTGTTCAACAAGCCTGTCTTTCTGGCGGAGAAGGTTGCCTTTCTGTCGACCGTGAAGTTCCGGGTTATGTTGTTCGTAGTGAACGTGTTACTATCGATGCTTTTGATGAAGATGGCGCACCATTAAAATTACGTTTCAAAGGCTACCCCGCTATTGTAGTTCAACACGAAATAGATCATTTGAATGGAATTATGTTTTATGACCATATTAATAAAGAAAATCCCTCTTACTTGCCACCGGATGTGGATGTATTTGGTTAA
- a CDS encoding dihydrolipoyllysine-residue acetyltransferase: MAYSFKLPDIGEGIHEGEIVKWFVQPGDKIEEDESLFEVQNDKSVEEITSPVSGTIKEIKVAEGTVATVGQVLVTFDGVEGHEDGAEEESAAPKAENTESTPAPAQASGKGIFEFKLPDIGEGIHEGEIVKWFIQPGDKVEEDQSIFEVQNDKSVEEITSPVDGTVEDILVSEGTVATVGQVLVTFEGDFEGEASHESTPESPAEDAALANNDATSAPATGGNGTPSSKKDPNGLVIAMPSVRKYAREKGVNIAEVAGSGKNNRVVKADIDAFLNGEQPVAATTTANAEDKASAPKAEKAAAKPAVASSDAYPETREKLTPTRRAIAKAMVNSKHTAPHVTLMDEIEVTALMAHRKRFKEVAAEKGIKLTFLPYMVKALVATLRDFPVLNTTLDDKAEELVYKHYFNVGIAADTDHGLYVPVIKNADKKSVFAISDEINELAGKARDGKLTADEMRHGSATISNIGSAGGQWFTPVINYPEVAILGVGRIAQKPIVKDGEIVAAPVLALSLSFDHRVIDGATAQKAMNNIKRLLNDPELLLMEV; the protein is encoded by the coding sequence ATGGCATATTCATTTAAATTACCGGATATCGGTGAAGGTATCCATGAAGGTGAAATCGTTAAATGGTTTGTACAACCAGGTGATAAAATTGAAGAAGATGAATCCCTATTTGAAGTACAAAACGACAAATCAGTGGAAGAAATCACTTCTCCAGTTTCAGGAACCATTAAAGAAATCAAAGTTGCTGAAGGTACAGTTGCCACAGTCGGACAAGTACTAGTAACATTTGATGGCGTAGAAGGTCACGAAGACGGCGCCGAAGAAGAAAGCGCAGCACCAAAAGCAGAAAACACAGAATCAACTCCTGCACCCGCACAAGCTAGCGGAAAAGGAATTTTTGAATTCAAATTACCAGATATTGGTGAAGGAATTCATGAAGGCGAAATTGTTAAATGGTTTATTCAACCGGGCGATAAAGTAGAAGAAGATCAGTCCATTTTTGAAGTGCAAAACGACAAATCTGTCGAAGAAATTACTTCTCCAGTAGATGGAACGGTTGAAGATATTTTAGTTAGTGAAGGAACAGTAGCAACAGTTGGTCAAGTATTAGTAACATTCGAAGGTGATTTTGAAGGAGAAGCTAGTCATGAATCTACTCCAGAATCTCCAGCAGAAGACGCTGCACTTGCAAACAACGATGCAACTTCCGCACCAGCAACGGGTGGAAACGGAACTCCATCATCTAAAAAAGATCCTAATGGCCTTGTAATCGCAATGCCTTCCGTACGTAAATATGCACGTGAAAAAGGCGTTAATATTGCTGAAGTAGCAGGTTCTGGAAAAAATAACCGCGTAGTTAAAGCGGACATTGATGCTTTCCTAAATGGTGAACAACCAGTTGCAGCAACTACTACTGCGAATGCAGAAGACAAAGCATCTGCTCCAAAAGCAGAAAAAGCGGCTGCGAAACCAGCTGTTGCAAGTTCCGATGCTTACCCAGAAACGCGCGAAAAATTAACACCAACTCGTCGTGCAATTGCAAAAGCAATGGTAAACTCAAAACATACAGCACCACACGTTACTTTAATGGACGAAATCGAAGTAACTGCTTTAATGGCTCACCGCAAACGTTTCAAAGAAGTGGCTGCCGAAAAAGGTATCAAACTTACTTTCTTACCTTATATGGTGAAAGCTCTTGTTGCAACGCTTCGTGACTTCCCAGTGCTTAATACAACTTTAGACGATAAAGCAGAAGAACTTGTCTACAAACATTACTTCAACGTTGGTATTGCAGCAGACACAGACCACGGTTTGTATGTACCAGTAATCAAAAATGCGGATAAAAAATCTGTTTTTGCAATCTCTGACGAAATCAACGAACTAGCTGGAAAAGCACGTGATGGTAAATTAACAGCTGACGAAATGCGCCATGGTTCCGCAACTATTTCTAATATCGGTTCTGCCGGCGGACAATGGTTTACTCCAGTAATTAACTACCCTGAAGTTGCTATTCTTGGCGTTGGTCGTATTGCGCAAAAACCTATCGTAAAAGATGGCGAAATTGTAGCAGCACCAGTACTAGCACTATCCTTGAGTTTTGATCACCGTGTAATTGACGGCGCAACTGCTCAAAAAGCAATGAATAATATTAAACGTTTATTAAACGACCCAGAATTATTACTAATGGAGGTGTAA
- the moaA gene encoding GTP 3',8-cyclase MoaA: MQLLTDKFGRVHDYIRISVTDRCNLRCVYCMPEEGLTFLPHEKVLSKDEIVGFMEIMVKFGIKKVRITGGEPLLRTDIVEIVRGLGAIPEIEDISITTNAMYLAKKAEALKEAGLTRVNISLDSLHADRFQAITRGGRLQKVLDGIQKAEEAGLFPIKLNVVLIKGQNDDEITNFLQFTKDKDINIRFIEYMPIGHAGTSWKEKYLSLDTIFEACKEAGFVYEPVDTIRGNGPSENFRIEGAKGTFGVIHPVSARFCDSCNRLRLTADGYIKACLYWDEEMNIRPFINEPVKLMQLVQKAIDNKPENHEMALKLQDEVQSNKPTWRRMSQIGG; this comes from the coding sequence ATGCAATTATTAACGGATAAATTTGGGCGAGTACATGATTATATTCGCATTTCAGTAACAGATCGGTGCAATTTAAGGTGTGTCTATTGTATGCCCGAAGAAGGCCTGACATTTTTGCCCCATGAAAAAGTGCTATCCAAAGATGAAATTGTTGGTTTCATGGAAATAATGGTGAAATTTGGTATAAAAAAGGTGCGTATCACTGGTGGAGAGCCATTACTTAGAACGGATATTGTCGAAATTGTTCGTGGCTTAGGGGCGATTCCGGAAATCGAGGATATTTCGATTACGACTAATGCAATGTATTTAGCGAAAAAAGCAGAGGCACTCAAAGAAGCTGGTCTTACCCGAGTGAATATCAGCTTGGATTCCCTTCATGCAGATCGTTTCCAAGCAATCACGCGCGGGGGACGTTTACAAAAAGTATTAGATGGCATTCAAAAAGCTGAAGAGGCTGGCTTATTTCCAATTAAATTAAATGTTGTGTTAATTAAAGGTCAAAATGATGATGAAATAACCAATTTCCTTCAATTTACTAAAGATAAAGATATTAATATTCGCTTTATTGAATATATGCCAATTGGACATGCGGGAACAAGTTGGAAAGAAAAATATCTTTCGCTGGATACAATTTTTGAAGCATGTAAAGAAGCTGGGTTTGTGTACGAACCAGTTGATACGATTCGCGGCAACGGTCCTTCTGAAAATTTTCGAATAGAAGGAGCCAAAGGAACATTTGGAGTTATTCATCCAGTTAGTGCCCGTTTTTGCGATAGTTGCAATCGACTTAGACTAACTGCAGATGGCTATATTAAAGCTTGTTTATACTGGGATGAAGAAATGAATATTCGCCCTTTCATTAATGAACCAGTCAAATTAATGCAACTTGTCCAAAAAGCAATTGATAACAAGCCGGAAAACCATGAAATGGCGCTTAAATTGCAAGATGAAGTACAATCCAATAAACCAACTTGGCGTCGAATGAGCCAAATTGGTGGTTAA
- the moaC gene encoding cyclic pyranopterin monophosphate synthase MoaC: MGNDDLTHFNEEKRAKMIDVTAKSETKRRAIASTTIHMNEETLARIHAGKIEKGDVLAVAQVAGIMAAKKTSELIPMCHPIMTTKADISFQDDAKNKLTIISEVVTVGKTGVEMEALTAVTVAALTIYDMCKAMDRGMRIEQTYLVEKTGGKSGIFKAEM; this comes from the coding sequence ATGGGAAACGATGATTTAACTCATTTTAACGAAGAAAAACGAGCGAAAATGATAGATGTAACTGCAAAATCAGAAACAAAACGCCGGGCTATTGCTAGCACTACAATCCATATGAACGAAGAAACTTTAGCAAGAATTCATGCAGGTAAGATAGAAAAAGGGGACGTCCTAGCAGTTGCTCAAGTAGCAGGAATTATGGCTGCTAAAAAAACGAGCGAACTAATCCCGATGTGTCACCCGATTATGACAACAAAAGCAGATATTTCTTTTCAAGATGATGCTAAAAACAAACTAACGATTATTTCGGAAGTGGTCACTGTTGGTAAAACTGGTGTGGAAATGGAAGCTCTTACCGCCGTCACAGTTGCTGCGCTAACGATTTATGACATGTGTAAAGCGATGGATAGAGGAATGCGTATAGAGCAAACTTATTTAGTAGAGAAAACTGGCGGTAAAAGTGGGATATTTAAAGCAGAAATGTAA
- a CDS encoding ThiF family adenylyltransferase has product MERYDRQMRVTTIGKSGQAKLLTKTILIVGVGAIGSYAAEICARMGFGKLFLIDRDYVEWSNLQRQSLFTEKDALEKQAKAYAACKALRLINSEIEIDYLVDDVTSESLATFATKVDYILDCTDNFTTREVLNQFAFNYQIPWIFTSCAGNYANIMPIIPPNSACLLCLLGDLPQINTASCDVIGVDGALIPIIAGMQVSLLTQMILKPDFATNTYYQVDNWQFTFRSLQVNKRSNCSGCSSQATFEKPFSKKAVALCGRDTVQFHLTQKSNYEAIKQRLKEEQITYNENPAVLSFDYQTYQFVIFKNGRVLLHGTENITEATKIYQLFFN; this is encoded by the coding sequence TTGGAACGCTATGATCGACAAATGCGTGTTACAACTATTGGAAAATCTGGCCAAGCTAAACTATTAACTAAAACGATTTTAATTGTTGGTGTTGGTGCAATCGGTTCCTATGCGGCTGAAATTTGCGCACGAATGGGATTCGGAAAACTATTTTTAATAGACCGTGATTATGTGGAGTGGAGCAACTTGCAACGCCAATCCCTTTTCACAGAAAAAGATGCACTTGAAAAACAAGCCAAAGCATACGCAGCATGCAAAGCACTCCGTTTAATTAATAGCGAGATTGAAATCGATTATCTAGTGGATGATGTGACTTCGGAGAGTCTAGCTACTTTTGCTACTAAAGTTGACTATATTTTAGATTGCACGGATAATTTTACAACGCGAGAAGTGCTGAATCAGTTTGCTTTTAACTATCAAATTCCCTGGATTTTCACTTCTTGTGCGGGCAATTATGCGAATATCATGCCGATTATCCCACCAAACTCTGCTTGTTTACTCTGTTTACTCGGTGATTTACCACAAATCAATACTGCGAGTTGCGATGTCATTGGCGTGGATGGCGCGCTTATACCTATTATCGCCGGCATGCAAGTTTCGCTCCTTACCCAAATGATTTTAAAGCCAGATTTTGCAACAAATACATATTACCAAGTAGATAATTGGCAATTCACGTTTCGCTCACTTCAAGTAAACAAGCGGTCCAATTGTTCTGGATGTTCCTCTCAAGCTACTTTTGAGAAACCATTTTCTAAAAAAGCAGTTGCACTCTGCGGTCGAGATACGGTTCAATTTCACTTAACACAAAAAAGTAATTATGAAGCAATCAAACAACGACTTAAAGAAGAACAAATTACTTATAATGAAAATCCCGCCGTTCTCAGCTTTGATTACCAAACGTATCAGTTTGTTATTTTTAAAAACGGACGTGTGTTACTTCATGGTACAGAAAATATCACAGAAGCAACAAAAATTTATCAGCTATTTTTTAATTAA
- a CDS encoding molybdenum cofactor biosynthesis protein B: MEQKTFISTTCSILTISDTRDIETDTSGRLIQTQLEAAGHQVLSRVVVPDNPDLILQKVKKLAASEPFCLITNGGTGIAKRDVTYESLFSIIRQEIPGFGELFRMLSYEEIGSRAMVSRAFAGFSQSGLLVFALPGSTNACRLAMERLIIPELPHLIAERQK; this comes from the coding sequence ATGGAACAAAAAACATTTATTTCTACTACTTGTAGTATTTTGACGATTAGTGATACGAGAGATATAGAGACTGATACGAGTGGACGGTTAATTCAAACACAATTAGAAGCAGCTGGTCATCAAGTATTATCCCGCGTGGTTGTTCCTGACAATCCCGATTTAATCTTACAAAAAGTGAAAAAACTAGCTGCCAGTGAACCCTTTTGTTTAATCACAAATGGAGGAACAGGGATTGCTAAGCGCGATGTAACTTATGAATCGTTATTCTCGATAATCCGACAAGAAATTCCCGGATTTGGTGAATTGTTTCGGATGCTTAGTTATGAAGAAATCGGTAGTCGAGCGATGGTATCACGTGCATTTGCTGGGTTTTCGCAAAGCGGCTTGTTAGTATTCGCTTTGCCGGGCTCAACCAACGCATGTCGCCTAGCTATGGAAAGACTAATTATCCCTGAACTTCCTCATTTAATAGCAGAACGGCAAAAATAA
- the moaD gene encoding molybdopterin converting factor subunit 1, with product MLTTIKFFAFLAEKTNKTEVKLNLQQCRTVGEVRELISSEFPEIAIDLSTCMLAVNMEFQQDQDVLPEKIEEIAVIPPVSGG from the coding sequence GTGCTAACAACCATTAAATTTTTCGCTTTTTTAGCAGAGAAAACAAATAAAACGGAAGTAAAGTTAAACTTGCAGCAATGTCGAACGGTTGGTGAAGTGCGGGAACTGATTAGCAGCGAATTTCCAGAGATTGCTATAGACCTGTCTACTTGCATGCTAGCTGTTAATATGGAATTTCAACAAGATCAGGATGTTTTACCTGAGAAAATAGAGGAAATAGCCGTTATTCCGCCAGTTAGTGGTGGGTGA
- the lpdA gene encoding dihydrolipoyl dehydrogenase codes for MVVGDFPEERDTIVIGAGPGGYVAAIRAAQLGQKVTIIEKEYYGGVCLNVGCIPSKALITVGHRFKEANHSDNMGITADNVSLDFTKAQEWKGSVVNKLTSGVKGLLKKNKVEMLEGEAFFVDDHSLRVIHPDSAQTYTFNNVIIATGSRPIEIPGFKYGKRVLSSTGALALTEVPKKLVVIGGGYIGTELGGAFANLGTELTILEGGPEILPTYEKDMVSLVKRNLKSKNVEMVTKALAKSAEETENGVKVTYEANGETKTIEADYVLVTVGRRPNTDEIGLEQAGVKVTERGLVEVDKQGRSNIPNIFAIGDIVPGVPLAHKASYEAKIAAEAIAGEKAENDYTALPAVVFSDPELATVGLTEKEAKEKGFDVKAAKFPFGGNGRALSLDAPEGFVRLVTRKEDGLVIGAQVAGMNASDIISEIGLAIESGITAEDIALTIHAHPSLGELTMEAAELALGRPIHM; via the coding sequence ATGGTAGTAGGCGATTTTCCAGAAGAAAGAGACACCATAGTCATCGGCGCAGGTCCAGGTGGGTACGTAGCCGCAATTCGAGCAGCACAACTCGGACAAAAAGTGACCATTATTGAAAAAGAATATTACGGCGGTGTTTGTTTAAACGTCGGATGTATTCCTTCTAAAGCACTTATCACTGTTGGTCACCGTTTTAAAGAAGCGAACCACTCTGATAACATGGGAATCACAGCTGATAACGTAAGCTTAGATTTCACTAAAGCACAAGAATGGAAAGGAAGCGTCGTTAACAAGCTTACATCAGGAGTTAAAGGCCTTCTTAAGAAAAATAAAGTAGAAATGTTAGAAGGAGAAGCGTTCTTCGTGGATGATCATTCTTTACGTGTGATTCACCCTGATTCCGCTCAAACTTATACATTCAATAACGTTATCATTGCAACAGGATCTCGTCCAATCGAAATCCCTGGTTTCAAATATGGTAAACGTGTATTAAGTTCTACTGGCGCACTTGCCCTAACAGAAGTTCCGAAAAAATTAGTCGTAATTGGCGGCGGATATATCGGAACAGAACTAGGTGGCGCATTCGCTAACTTAGGAACAGAACTTACCATCCTTGAAGGCGGTCCAGAAATTTTACCAACTTACGAAAAAGATATGGTTTCGCTTGTAAAACGTAATCTGAAAAGCAAAAACGTTGAAATGGTTACTAAAGCACTTGCAAAATCTGCTGAAGAAACCGAAAATGGCGTAAAAGTAACATATGAAGCTAACGGAGAAACTAAAACTATCGAAGCTGACTATGTATTAGTAACAGTAGGTCGTCGTCCAAATACAGACGAAATTGGTTTAGAACAAGCAGGCGTAAAAGTAACTGAACGTGGCTTAGTAGAAGTAGACAAACAAGGTCGCTCTAACATTCCAAACATTTTTGCAATTGGTGATATCGTTCCTGGTGTTCCACTTGCTCATAAAGCAAGCTACGAAGCAAAAATTGCTGCTGAAGCAATCGCTGGTGAAAAAGCAGAAAACGACTATACAGCACTTCCAGCTGTCGTTTTCAGTGATCCAGAACTAGCAACAGTTGGTTTGACTGAAAAAGAAGCAAAAGAAAAAGGCTTTGATGTAAAAGCTGCTAAGTTCCCATTCGGCGGTAATGGTCGTGCACTTTCTTTAGATGCACCTGAAGGATTTGTTCGTCTAGTGACTCGTAAAGAAGATGGCCTAGTTATCGGTGCACAAGTTGCCGGAATGAACGCTTCTGATATTATTTCAGAAATCGGCTTAGCAATCGAATCAGGCATTACTGCAGAAGACATCGCACTTACCATTCACGCTCATCCATCACTTGGAGAGTTAACAATGGAAGCTGCTGAACTTGCTTTAGGTCGCCCAATCCACATGTAA
- the pdhA gene encoding pyruvate dehydrogenase (acetyl-transferring) E1 component subunit alpha has product MASKTKKAIIDVKKQFEAVHKQFELVQILNEKGEIVNPDLMPDLTDEELVELMTRMVWTRVLDQRSISLNRQGRLGFYAPTAGQEASQLASHYALEKHDYILPGYRDVPQLIWHGLPLTKAFLFSRGHFVGNQFPEDLNVLSPQIIIGAQIVQAAGVALGLKKRKKDAVVITYTGDGGSSQGDFYEGMNFAGAFHAPAIFVVQNNKFAISTPREKQSAAETLAQKAVAAGIPGVQVDGMDPLAVYAVTKFARERAVAGEGPTLIETMTYRYGPHTLSGDDPTRYRTKELDGEWELKDPIVRFRTFLEGKGLWNEEKENAVIDQAKEEIKVAIKEADATPKQTVTDLLKNMYETPTAPIKEQLAIYEAKESK; this is encoded by the coding sequence ATGGCTTCTAAAACAAAGAAGGCTATTATCGACGTAAAGAAACAATTTGAGGCTGTTCATAAACAATTTGAATTGGTTCAAATTTTGAATGAAAAAGGAGAAATCGTAAATCCTGATTTAATGCCGGATTTAACAGATGAAGAGTTAGTAGAATTAATGACTCGTATGGTTTGGACTCGTGTACTTGACCAACGTTCTATCTCACTTAACCGTCAAGGACGTCTAGGTTTCTATGCTCCAACTGCTGGACAAGAAGCTTCTCAACTAGCAAGTCATTATGCACTTGAAAAACATGATTATATTCTTCCAGGATACCGTGATGTGCCTCAACTTATCTGGCACGGACTTCCCCTTACAAAAGCGTTCTTATTCTCTCGTGGACACTTTGTAGGTAACCAATTCCCAGAAGATTTAAATGTATTATCACCACAAATCATCATCGGTGCACAAATCGTGCAAGCTGCCGGTGTTGCTCTAGGTCTTAAAAAACGTAAAAAAGATGCTGTTGTAATCACTTATACAGGTGATGGTGGTTCATCTCAAGGCGACTTCTATGAAGGAATGAACTTTGCTGGTGCTTTCCATGCTCCAGCGATCTTCGTAGTACAAAATAATAAATTTGCGATTTCTACACCTCGTGAAAAACAATCTGCTGCTGAAACATTAGCTCAAAAAGCAGTTGCAGCTGGAATCCCAGGCGTACAAGTTGACGGAATGGATCCACTTGCAGTATATGCTGTAACTAAATTTGCTCGTGAACGTGCAGTTGCTGGTGAAGGCCCAACTCTAATTGAAACAATGACTTACCGTTATGGTCCACATACACTTTCTGGTGATGATCCAACTCGTTACCGTACAAAAGAACTTGACGGAGAATGGGAACTTAAAGATCCAATCGTTCGCTTCCGTACTTTCTTAGAAGGTAAAGGCCTTTGGAATGAAGAGAAAGAAAATGCTGTTATTGATCAAGCAAAAGAAGAAATCAAAGTAGCAATTAAAGAAGCAGACGCTACACCAAAACAAACAGTGACTGATCTTCTTAAAAATATGTACGAAACACCAACTGCTCCAATCAAAGAGCAACTGGCAATCTATGAAGCGAAGGAGTCGAAATAA
- a CDS encoding alpha-ketoacid dehydrogenase subunit beta has translation MAQKTMIQAITDALAVELEKDENVLVFGEDVGKNGGVFRATEGLQDQFGEERVFDTPLAESGIGGLAIGLALEGFRPVPEIQFFGFVFEVMDSVAGQMARMRYRTGGTRTAPITIRAPFGGGVHTPEMHADNLEGLMAQSPGLKVVIPSTPYDAKGLLISAIRDNDPVIFLEHMKLYRSFREEVPEGEYTVEIGKAAVRREGTDVSIITYGAMVQESMKAAEALEKDGVSVEVIDLRTISPIDVDTIVASVKKTNRAVVVQEAQKQAGIAANVIAEINDRAILSLEAPVMRVAAPDSVFPFSQAETVWLPNHNDIIERVKEVIAF, from the coding sequence ATGGCGCAAAAAACAATGATTCAAGCGATTACAGATGCGCTTGCAGTAGAACTTGAAAAAGACGAAAACGTATTAGTTTTTGGGGAAGATGTTGGTAAAAACGGCGGCGTATTCCGGGCAACTGAAGGATTACAAGATCAATTTGGCGAAGAGCGTGTATTTGATACGCCTCTAGCTGAATCTGGTATCGGTGGTCTTGCTATCGGTCTTGCACTTGAAGGTTTCCGTCCAGTTCCAGAAATCCAATTCTTCGGTTTCGTATTTGAAGTAATGGATTCCGTTGCTGGTCAAATGGCTCGTATGCGTTACCGTACAGGCGGAACTCGTACTGCTCCAATTACAATTCGCGCACCTTTTGGTGGTGGGGTTCATACACCAGAAATGCACGCGGACAATTTAGAAGGCTTAATGGCGCAATCTCCTGGTTTAAAAGTGGTAATTCCATCCACTCCATACGATGCAAAAGGTCTTTTAATCTCAGCTATTCGTGATAACGATCCAGTTATCTTCTTAGAACATATGAAATTATACCGTTCTTTCCGTGAAGAAGTTCCAGAAGGCGAATACACAGTAGAAATTGGTAAAGCAGCTGTTCGTCGTGAAGGTACGGATGTTTCTATTATCACTTACGGTGCAATGGTACAAGAATCAATGAAAGCAGCAGAAGCACTTGAAAAAGATGGCGTATCTGTAGAAGTTATCGATTTACGTACAATTAGTCCAATTGATGTAGACACAATTGTCGCTTCTGTTAAGAAAACAAATCGTGCTGTTGTAGTTCAAGAAGCACAAAAACAAGCAGGTATTGCAGCGAACGTTATTGCCGAAATCAATGACCGCGCGATTCTTTCGCTTGAAGCACCAGTTATGCGTGTAGCTGCTCCAGATAGCGTATTCCCGTTTTCTCAGGCAGAAACAGTTTGGTTACCAAATCATAACGATATCATCGAACGTGTAAAAGAAGTTATTGCATTTTAA
- a CDS encoding flavin reductase family protein: MKQKLETSKFYPASPVFVLTYLNEEGKPQMSTGSSSYTLGNTIVIGVSAESNASKQLSAQKRFALQFPNTKQFALIEQGGFSSGKRQDKITAHQIQLTGSENGGVPYIDSCPIVFECQVKQTVSDGEYHTIFAEIKTRLMESALIDDEGNFIHEELDLVLFSGDANERKYRQLANTLETVGGH, from the coding sequence ATGAAGCAGAAACTAGAAACATCTAAATTTTATCCTGCCTCCCCAGTCTTTGTTTTAACCTATTTAAATGAAGAGGGAAAGCCACAAATGTCAACGGGATCATCCTCTTATACACTTGGAAATACGATTGTTATTGGTGTATCAGCAGAAAGCAATGCGAGTAAACAGTTGTCTGCTCAGAAAAGATTCGCACTTCAATTTCCCAACACAAAGCAGTTCGCGCTAATTGAGCAAGGCGGATTTTCTTCAGGAAAACGACAAGATAAAATTACTGCTCATCAAATCCAATTAACAGGCAGTGAGAATGGAGGAGTTCCATACATAGACAGTTGTCCGATTGTTTTTGAATGTCAGGTGAAGCAAACTGTGTCAGACGGAGAATATCATACCATTTTTGCAGAAATTAAAACTCGCCTAATGGAATCAGCGCTTATAGATGATGAAGGAAACTTTATTCATGAGGAACTAGATTTGGTCCTTTTTTCGGGTGATGCAAACGAACGTAAATACCGTCAGCTAGCAAATACACTGGAAACTGTTGGTGGTCATTAA